One Euphorbia lathyris chromosome 1, ddEupLath1.1, whole genome shotgun sequence DNA segment encodes these proteins:
- the LOC136235154 gene encoding carbonic anhydrase 2-like has product MAKQSPEQMIIQEFKKLLNGKEEESEKTIEAKIEKLIDVLKFRGSEECPFDPIERIRRGFCNFINNIYNPSVTEGQHPKFLVFSCSDSRVSPSNVLCFEPGEAFIVRNIANMVPPFNQLRYSGVGATIEYAVSELKVENILIIGHSGCGGIKALMNLPEDGSTSNDFIDDWVKIGLPAKAKVLAEHGDLDYTEQCKICESEAVNFSLVNLQSYPYVKAAMAYQNIRLWGAYYDFYNKNFKLWEVKYQTDYIPIIC; this is encoded by the exons atggctAAGCAATCACCGGAGCAGATGATTATTCAAGAATTCAAGAAGCTTCTCAATGG GAAAGAGGAAGAGTCGGAGAagacaatagaagctaaaattGAGAAGCTGATTGATGTGCTAAAGTTCCGAGGATCGGAGGAATGTCCTTTCGATCCAATTGAAAGGATTAGAAGAGGATTCTGTAACTTCATTAACAACATATATAA CCCTAGTGTGACAGAAGGGCAGCATCCAAAG TTTCTGGTATTTTCATGCTCGGACTCGAGAGTTAGTCCATCTAATGTCCTCTGCTTTGAACCTGGTGAAGCTTTTATCGTTCGAAATATTGCTAATATGGTTCCGCCCTTTAACCag TTAAGGTATTCTGGAGTTGGAGCAACCATCGAATATGCAGTTAGTGAATTAAAG GTGGAAAACATCCTGATAATTGGACATAGTGGTTGTGGTGGGATAAAAGCTCTTATGAATCTTCCTGAGGATGGTTCCACTTCCAA TGATTTCATAGATGATTGGGTGAAGATTGGTTTACCTGCAAAGGCCAAAGTTCTGGCAGAACATGGAGATCTGGACTACACTGAACAATGCAAGATATGTGAAAGT GAGGCAGTGAATTTCTCGTTGGTAAACTTACAGAGCTACCCATATGTTAAGGCAGCAATGGCATACCAAAATATAAGACTATGGGGTGCTTACTATGATTTTTACAACAAAAATTTTAAGCTCTGGGAAGTCAAGTATCAGACTGATTATATTCCAATTATATGCTGA